In Metarhizium brunneum chromosome 3, complete sequence, a genomic segment contains:
- the xlnR gene encoding Xylanolytic transcriptional activator xlnR encodes MDDSVTDVYIYLVEDYGYVCRYNREIKKRGRLPASTSVRFQSESQRPVPPTGTPDDGRASQSSPPSASPAGESAVADRQPLSLSSQADQRGGSPASNIPPIVDGRLVSHAESVISHGNESPERRRRVSTSMSVTSLIQPGSHKNATSDSRAFRPRAGSLSAAFSDNHVADSEALISDDSVGYPSPANLGRPHEYRRTQDHRDSFRSAASNGDSTRESFSTATVPNSLSPDLLQKAPTEDCCYRFLDPVLPYIRNILPASVACELLDIFLTDPGSSLFRGASPYILTRIFRRKSILHPTSPRHTTPALLATILWCVAQTADVMLLHVPGTRAKVVNDLYDLAISLVSERDPDRWHRIHGGLRAEKEVPIPGWANSASVPTTTAANEPAGGVDDVLTFILLSIAVSGGDFKSDCYKWWSKALRLTLSLQLNREDERCPASVSPCANPLCSCHRDRSDATFAEFERREERRRVFWLLYSLDRHLSLSFNTVLSMPDSYCEVYAPLPERIWENLDAIPPRELPTRVMGPPVLATGTGYLEYFLPLMAILGDIIEIHHRRRHPRLGQQDDAYSISVVQHLLTDYEFSLGALGRDAAIVPASTAFQIPGQGGRDLLSGMPAPGFKMSSSSSYQADQSKVRLVMAYSTHILHVLHVLLHGKWDAISMLDGGDDWITSEHFTECASHAISASQSVSTILTIDPELTFMSYLFGIYLLQGSFILLLFADRMPQLGPNESVEQACENIIRAHEVCVVTLNTEFQKNFRKVVRSTLYSVRGTGTTDWEEHRARRRALSLYRWTKGAKGLAL; translated from the exons ATGGATGATTCAGTGACTGACGTTTATATCTATCTCGTCGAAGACTATGGGTACGTTTGTCGGTATAATAGGGAGATCAAGAAGAGAGGCCGCCTGCCAGCCTCTACTTCGGTCAGGTTCCAATCCGAGTCACAACGCCCAGTACCTCCAACAGGCACTCCCGACGATGGACGGGCGTCTCAATCCTCACCGCCATCAGCATCACCTGCCGGTGAATCGGCGGTTGCGGACAGGCAGCCTCTATCTTTATCCTCTCAAGCGGATCAACGTGGTGGCTCTCCCGCGAGCAATATCCCGCCTATCGTCGATGGCCGGCTAGTCAGCCATGCAGAGAGCGTAATCTCACACGGCAATGAGTCCCCTgaaagaagacgacgtgTATCTACGTCTATGTCCGTTACTTCACTTATTCAACCAGGTTCACACAAAAATGCTACGTCCGATTCTCGAGCGTTCCGACCCCGGGCAGGTTCATTGTCGGCGGCATTCTCAGACAATCACGTTGCAGACTCGGAAGCACTCATATCAGATGATAGTGTCGGGTATCCATCCCCAGCAAATCTCGGTAGACCGCACGAATACCGAAGAACTCAAGACCATCGTGATTCATTTAGATCTGCCGCTAGTAACGGCGACAGTACTCGAGAGTCTTTCAGCACTGCTACGGTACCCAATAGCTTGTCGCCCGACCTCCTTCAAAAAGCTCCAACGGAGGATTGTTGTTACAGATTTCTCGATCCAGTCTTACCGTATATACGAAACATACTTCCAGCTTCAGTAGCTTGCGAGCTGCTTGATATTTTCCTTACTGATCCCGGAAGCTCGTTGTTCCGCGGTGCCTCGCCATACATTCTCACTCGCATATTCCGCAGAAAGTCTATTCTTCATCCAACTAGCCCAAGACATACCACTCCTGCTCTTCTGGCCACAATTTTGTGGTGCGTTGCACAAACGGCGGATGTTATGCTTCTCCATGTGCCTGGAACTCGGGCCAAGGTAGTGAATGACTTGTACGACCTAGCCATATCGTTGGTTTCCGAGAGAGACCCTGACCGCTGGCATCGAATCCACG GTGGTTTGAGGGCCGAGAAAGAGGTCCCAATTCCCGGATGGGCCAACTCCGCGTCTGTTCCAACGACCACGGCAGCAAACGAACCGGCTGGGGGAGTGGACGATGTTCTTACCTTTATCCTGTTGTCTATCGCTGTATCAGGCGGCGATTTCAAGTCTGATTGTTACAAATGGTGGTCGAAAGCTTTGAGACTGACTCTCTCCCTACAATTAAACCGAGAGGACGAGAGGTGTCCGGCTTCAGTTTCGCCGTGTGCAAACCCTCTATGTTCCTGCCATAGGGATCGCTCTGATGCGACCTTTGCTGAATTTGAGCGGCGGGAGGAACGACGGCGGGTGTTTTGGCTTCTCTACAGTCTCGACAGACATTTGAGCCTGTCCTTCAACACAGTCCTTTCTATGCCAGACTCATATTGTGAGGTATATG CTCCGCTTCCGGAACGTATCTGGGAAAATCTGGACGCCATCCCGCCCCGGGAACTCCCTACGAGAGTCATGGGTCCTCCGGTTCTTGCAACCGGAACTGGATACCTTGAATATTTTCTTCCTCTCATGGCAATCCTTGGAGACATTATCGAAATTCATCATCGACGTCGACACCCTCGACTTGGCCAACAAGACGATGCATACTCCATATCTGTTGTGCAACATCTCTTGACTGACTACGAGTTCAGTCTTGGTGCATTAGGCCGTGATGCCGCTATTGTGCCAGCATCTACAGCATTCCAAATACCTGGACAAGGCGGACGAGACCTATTGAGCGGCATGCCAGCCCCCGGTTTTAAGatgtcatcgtcatcctcataTCAAGCGGACCAATCCAAAGTTCGACTTGTTATGGCTTATAGCACCCACATTTTACATGTCCTTCACGTCCTTTTACATGGCAAATGGGATGCGATTTCCATGTTAGACGGGGGTGATGACTGGATCACCTCAGAACACTTCACCGAATGCGCATCGCATGCCATTTCGGCATCCCAGTCTGTTTCGACGATTCTCACCATTGATCCTGAGCTCACCTTTATGTCGTATCTATTTGGGATTTACCTTCTTCAGGGTAGTTTCATTCTGCTCCTCTTTGCAGATCGGATGCCGCAACTTGGTCCCAACGAGTCCGTGGAGCAAGCATGCGAGAACATCATCCGAGCCCACGAAGTGTGTGTTGTTACATTGAACACTGAGTTTCAG AAAAACTTTCGAAAAGTGGTGCGCTCCACGCTATACAGCGTGCGAGGAACAGGTACTACCGACTGGGAGGAACATCGGGCAAGGCGTAGAGCTTTATCTCTCTACAGATGGACAAAGGGTGCCAAAGGGTTGGCTCTGTAG
- the afcA gene encoding Alpha-fucosidase A, whose protein sequence is MHWINLNTIAVAFLQATALGSARSLWSTQPATYAPQSSDETILKTTYPVGNGKLGAMPFGPPGSEKLALNVDSLWSGGPFESSTYTGGNPPSSKAGALPGIRDFIFKRGSGNVTALYGSGDHYGSYRALGNISIAIGHGTLYSDYNRTLDLDRGLYTTTYVVDSVKYTTNLFCSYPAQACFFNIASTGTVPKTTVKFEDLLVDTILAKSSCSNEFARLSGTTRAGPPAGMRYEARAKGGNGANTSCSDDGTLTITPSGGSNSLTIVFSANTNYDQKKGNAQNNYSFKGEDPGPGVEAAVLKAAKTTYEDMLSQHVSDYAELFGTFTLNLPDPNGSVKKDTASIISQYSVDGKGDPFVEGLLFDYARYLLIASSRDNSLPANLQGRWAEQLSPAWSADYHANINLQMNYWAADQTGLTKTQPALWNYMQDTWVPRGIETAKLLYNASGWVTHHEMNIFGHTAMKDEAIWANYPASAAWMMQHVWDNFEYSRDVSWLKTQGYPLLKGVAKFWLSQLQHDAFFKDGTLVVNPCNSPEHGPTTFGCAHFQQAIHQVFEAVLASGEFVSETDTVFKRDVASKLASLDKGLHFTTWGGIKEWKVPDSYGFDTKNTHRHLSHLVGWYPGYSISSFQGGYTNSTIQKAVAETLKSRGPGNAADANSGWEKVWRAACWARLNNTAEAYYELRYAIDMNFASNGLSMYNALSAPFQIDANFGLAGAMLSMLVVDMPQKHGETGDRTVVLGPAIPAAWGDGNVKGLRLRGGYSVDFAWDANGKVNKAKLVGSGKPLKLYNVDGKVL, encoded by the exons ATGCATTGGATCAACTTGAACACCATTGCTGTGGCCTTCTTGCAGGCTACAGCTCTTGGATCTGCTCGATCTTTGTGGTCAACACAACCAGCGACATATGCGCCTCAGTCTAGTGATGAGACTATTCTCAAGACTACCTATCCAGTAGGCAATGGAAAACTAGGAG CAATGCCTTTCGGACCACCTGGTTCAGAGAAGCTTGCATTGAATGTGGACTCGTTATGGAGCGGGGGCCCTTTTGAAAGCTCA ACATACACAGGAGGCAATCCTCCTTCATCCAAGGCAGGTGCTCTTCCAGGAATACGCGACTTTATATTCAAGAGAGGATCCGGCA ACGTAACTGCCCTTTACGGGAGCGGAGACCATTACGGCTCGTATCGCGCCTTGGGAAACATAAGTATTGCGATCGGACATGGCACGTTGTATAGCGACTATAATCGCACTTTGGACCTCGACCGTGGCCTCTACACAACGACCTACGTGGTTGACTCGGTGAAATATACCACCAACTTGTTTTGCTCGTATCCAGCACAGGCCTGTTTTTTCAATAtagcgtcaactggtactgTGCCTAAAACAACAGTCAAGTTTGAAGACCTGCTTGTGGACACAATTCTGGCAAAGTCGTCATGTAGTAATGAATTCGCGCGCCTCAGCGGTACGACAAGGGCTGGTCCCCCTGCCGGAATGAGATACGAAGCAAGAGCCAAAGGAGGTAACGGGGCAAATACGTCTTGCTCCGATGATGGGACCCTGACTATTACACCCTCTGGAGGCAGCAACTCGTTGACAATCGTCTTCAGCGCCAACACAAATTATGACCAGAAGAAAGGCAACGCGCAAAACAACTACAGCTTTAAAGGAGAGGACCCCGGTCCCGGTGTAGAAGCTGCGGTGTTaaaggcagccaagacaaCCTACGAGGACATGCTATCGCAACATGTATCCGATTATGCTGAACTTTTTGGCACGTTTACTCTCAATCTTCCGGATCCAAACGGATCCGTTAAGAAGGACACGGCATCAATCATTTCTCAGTACTCGGTAGACGGAAAGGGAGACCCTTTTGTCGAAGGGCTTCTGTTCGACTACGCTCGCTACCTGCTCATCGCATCTTCGCGAGACAACTCACTCCCCGCCAACTTGCAAGGTCGTTGGGCTGAGCAGCTTTCCCCCGCTTGGAGTGCGGACTACCATGCCAATATTAACCTTCAAATGAACTACTGGGCCGCGGACCAAACGGGGCTGACAAAGACGCAACCTGCATTGTGGAATTATATGCAAGACACGTGGGTGCCGCGGGGAATAGAGACGGCAAAGCTGCTGTATAATGCGTCGGGATGGGTAACGCACCACGAGATGAATATTTTTGGGCATACCGCCATGAAGGATGAAGCAATTTGGGCAAACT ACccggcatcggcggcatggATGATGCAACATGTCTGGGACAACTTTGAGTACAGCCGTGACGTATCATGGCTTAAAACACAAGGATATCCGCTTCTTAAAGGCGTAGCCAAATTCTGGCTCTCTCAACTTCAACATGATGCCTTCTTCAAAGACGGCACCTTGGTCGTCAACCCGTGCAATAGCCCCGAGCATGGCCCGACAACCTTTGGCTGCGCACATTTTCAACAGGCTATCCACCAAGTCTTTGAAGCGGTTCTGGCCTCTGGCGAATTCGTATCGGAGACAGACACAGTCTTCAAGCGCGACGTAGCCTCCAAACTCGCGTCGCTGGACAAGGGTCTGCACTTCACCACCTGGGGCGGCATCAAGGAATGGAAAGTTCCCGACTCGTATGGTTTCGACACCAAGAACACCCATCGCCACTTATCTCATCTCGTAGGCTGGTATCCCGGATACTCTATCTCCTCTTTTCAAGGAGGCTACACCAATAGCACCATACAAAAGGCTGTTGCGGAGACTCTCAAGTCCCGCGGTCCCGGAAATGCAGCCGACGCCAATTCGGGCTGGGAAAAGGTATGGCGCGCGGCGTGCTGGGCGAGGCTGAATAACACAGCCGAAGCGTACTATGAGCTGCGTTACGCAATTGATATGAATTTTGCGAGTAACGGGCTCAGCATGTATAACGCCTTGAGTGCGCCGTTCCAGATTGATGCGAATTTCGGATTGGCCGGTGCCATGTTGAGTATGTTGGTTGTTGATATGCCGCAGAAGCATGGAGAGACGGGAGATAGGACAGTGGTTTTGGGGCCAGCGATTCCTGCGGCTTGGGGCGATGGTAACGTGAAGGGGCTGAGGTTAAGAGGAGGGTATTCCGTGGATTTTGCGTGGGATGCGAATGGCAAGGTGAATAAGGCGAAGCTGGTTGGGTCCGGGAAACCTCTGAAGTTGTATAATGTTGATGGGAAGGTGTTGTGA
- the fucP_0 gene encoding L-fucose-proton symporter, translating into MTTKPSHLRRQPLRVHDDDRTNAAEMTLRQSLFPICLVTVLFFLWGFSYGLLDTLNKHFQNTLHIDKSRSAGLQAAYFGAYPLASLGHAAWILRHFGYRAVFIWGLCLYGVGALLTIPAIKSHSFGGFCACIFVIGNGLGSLETAANPYITVCGPPKYAEIRINISQAFNGIGSVVAPVMGSYVFFTFNDQDALRNVQWVYLAIAAFVFTLAAIFLFARIPEITDADMEFQAAEAHAVDNDLPFKKQYRLFHAAFSQFCYTGAQVAIATYFINYVTDTRQGTSNAKASQFLAGAQGAFAVGRFAGVGLMNCFKPRAVFGVYLTLCMVFIAPTITQRGNTGLALLYVTLFFESICFPTIVALGMRGLGRHTKRGSGYIIAGVLGGAVVPPLTGHVADMHSTATSMVVPLCFFFGAWSYALAVNFVPWYKDTIDAYAVTEVGVGPTIAVAQDVEMQKGVGEDRGGDD; encoded by the exons ATGACGACCAAGCCGTCACACTTGAGAAGGCAGCCTTTGCGAGTTCACGATGATGACAGAACTAATGCTGCCGAGATGACCTTGCGTCAATCTCTGTTCCCGATTTGCCTTGTTACggttctcttctttctttggGGATTTTCTTACGGGTTGCTCGATACTTTGAACAAGCATTTCCAAAACACTCTGCACATTGACAAGTCGAGATCTGCCGGCCTTCAGGCAGCCTACTTTGG TGCATACCCCCTGGCTTCTCTTGGTCATGCGGCCTGGATTTTACGTCATTTTGGCTACCGTGCCGTCTTTATCTGGGGCCTCTGTCTCTACG GTGTTGGAGCATTGCTCACCATTCCTGCTATCAAATCGCACAGTTTTGGGGGATTCTGCGCTTGTATTTTCGTCATCGGCAACGGCCTAGGATCACTCGAGACAGCTGCCAATCCGTATATTACCG TGTGCGGACCCCCAAAATATGCTGAAATCAGAATCAATATCTCCCAGGCTTTCAATGGTATAGGATCCGTAGTCGCACCCGTGATGGGATCGTACGTGTTTTTCACATTCAACGATCAAGATGCGCTGCGCAATGTGCAGTGGGTTTATTTGGCGATTGCGGCGTTCGTCTTTACCTTGGCTGCAATCTTCCTGTTTGCCCGCATACCCGAAATCACCGATGCGGACATGGAATTCCAGGCCGCAGAAGCCCACGCAGTTGACAACGATTTGCCTTTCAAAAAGCAATACAGGCTGTTCCATGCTGCCTTTTCTCAGTTCTGTTATACGGGTGCTCAAGTTGCTATTGCCAC CTATTTCATTAACTATGTTACGGATACGAGACAGGGTACTAGCAATGCGAAGGCTTCTCAGTTCCTGGCTGGTGCCCAAGGCGCATTTGCTGTCGGCCGATTTGCCGGCGTTGGTCTAATGAACTGCTTCAAACCTAGGGCGGTATTTGGCGTCTACCTGACGCTTTGTATGGTCTTCATTGCGCCAACCATTACACAAAGGGGCAACACTGGACTCGCATTGCTATATGTCACACTCTTCTTCGAGTCCATCTGTTTCCCAACCATCGTGGCTCTGGGTATGAGAGGTCTTGGCCGTCATACAAAGCGCGGGTCAGGGTATATTATTGCAGGTGTTCTGGGCGGTGCTGTTGTTCCACCTCTGACTGGTCATGTTGCAGATATGCACTCGACCGCGACGTCCATGGTTGTGCCCTTGTGCTTCTTTTTCGGCGCATGGTCATATGCGCTGGCAGTCAACTTTGTACCATGGTACAAAGACACCATTGATGCGTATGCCGTCACTGAAGTTGGCGTGGGGCCGACCATTGCTGTTGCTCAAGATGTAGAGATGCAGAAGGGTGTGGGTGAGGACAGAGGCGGTGACGACTGA
- the CLM2_1 gene encoding Cytochrome P450 monooxygenase CLM2 — protein sequence MSTKTSDRPLSIFANMTGFDRFLSFKPYNASWRQHRKMMHQSLGTEKLSAQYDSVQDLESGRLLLRILAEPRSLIQHFQTQAAAIILRITYGYATEPHSSDPLVGIIEQMMDNLSKTFVPLSWVVDIIPALRFLPNYVPGISFKATARRWYAINDFVTRVPYLFVRQQMVQGNHRLSLVSNFLSDGMEKDGGENIDPDTENTIMAVAGQIYGAAADTTISVLSAFVLAMVMFPEVQHKAQKEIDTMIGSRLPEFQDRECLPYVSAVVKEATRWFPITPIIPAHAANTEIHYKGYRIPKGSCIIASSWWLLRDPATYHDPDSFNPERFLIRNEPDPATVVFGFGRRICPGRFFADKSLFLTISRILALFTISKDVGEARLKLTPGLIAHPEEFPFKIAPRSQLHAERVRDIEKNNPWEQGDASLLRMK from the exons ATGTCCACAAAGACCTCAGACCGGCCGCTATCCATCTTCGCCAATATGACTGGATTCGATAGATTCTTGTCTTTTAAGCCGTATAATGCGAGTTGGCGCCAGCATCGCAAGATGATGCATCAGTCTCTTGGAACGGAAAAGCTGTCGGCTCAATATGACAGTGTCCAAGACCTGGAATCAGGACGACTCCTTCTACGAATACTGGCCGAGCCAAGAAGCCTCATTCAACATTTTCAAAC CCAAGCAGCTGCCATCATCCTGCGCATAACATACGGCTACGCCACTGAGCCTCACAGCTCAGATCCCTTGGTTGGCATAATTGAACAGATGATGGATAACTTGTCCAAGACTTTTGTGCCGCTTTCATGGGTTGTCGATATAATTCCAGCGCTAAGATTTCTACCCAACTACGTGCCTGGCATATCATTCAAGGCTACAGCCAGACGATGGTACGCAATCAACGATTTTGTTACTCGCGTACCGTATTTATTTGTACGGCAACAAATGGTTCAAGGAAATCACCGGCTATCCCTCGTCTCCAACTTTCTCAGCGACGGCATGGAAAAAGACGGAGGGGAAAACATCGACCCCGACACAGAGAACACCATCATGGCAGTAGCTGGACAAATCTACGGCGCCGCTGCAGATACTACCATATCGGTCCTGAGCGCCTTTGTCCTGGCCATGGTAATGTTTCCCGAGGTCCAACACAAGGCACAAAAGGAAATCGATACCATGATTGGAAGTCGGCTTCCCGAGTTTCAAGACAGGGAATGCCTGCCATATGTTTCGGCAGTTGTCAAGGAGGCTACGCGATGGTTTCCGATTACACCAATTATTCCGGCTCATGCGGCTAATACCGAGATACATTACAAAGGATATCGTATCCCCAAAGGATCATGTATAATTGCCTCCAGCTGGTGGCTGCTTCGGGATCCTGCGACATACCATGATCCAGATTCGTTTAACCCTGAGCGGTTTCTCATACGAAACGAGCCTGATCCGGCGACTGTCGTATTCGGCTTTGGACGCAGAATCTGCCCCGGTCGATTCTTTGCTGACAAAAGCTTGTTTTTGACAATATCACGCATATTGGCACTGTTTACTATTAGCAAGGACGTAGGAGAGGCTAGGCTTAAACTCACCCCGGGATTGATTGCGCACCCAGAAGAGTTTCCGTTTAAAATTGCACCTAGGAGTCAATTACATGCTGAACGAGTTAGGGATATTGAGAAGAACAACCCATGGGAACAAGGAGATGCTAGCCTTCTTAGAATGAAATAA
- the lvr gene encoding Levodione reductase, which translates to MAGVKTEHADGEPLNPPKRQRIQDGTPPTPIPTASSSAMTQANGAPYTPLRGKVYAITGGASGIGLATAQLLSRKGATVCIADIDPEAIKDAEKFFSGLGAPHMTAKVDVSKRTQVDSWVTSIVDKYGRLDGAANVAGVIGKGHGIASVAELDDDEWDKIIGVNLTGTMYCLRAELRNVVDGGSIVNVSSIHGLKGFAKHAAYDASKHGIVGLTKAAALENGDREIRVNAVAPGAVYTPLMQKNWDFVGRAKDAPFDDPSAFRRQGTAEETANVIVFLLGPESTFVSGSVYQVDGAWI; encoded by the exons ATGGCCGGCGTCAAAACAGAACacgccgacggcgagcccTTGAACCCTCCTAAACGCCAACGCATCCAAGACGGCACTCCTCCCACTCCTATCCCTACGGCCTCCTCTTCGGCCATGACCCAAGCAAACGGGGCACCCTACACCCCTCTACGCGGCAAAGTATACGCCATCACCGGCGGCGCAAGCGGCATCGGGCTCGCCACGGCGCAGCTGCTCTCCCGCAAAGGCGCAACCGTGTGCATTGCAGACATTGACCCAGAGGCCATCAAAGACGCCGAAAAGTTCTTCTCTGGTCTGGGGGCACCGCATATGACGGCCAAAGTAGACGTCTCCAAGCGAACCCAGGTGGACAGCTGGGTCACGTCCATTGTCGACAAATACGGCCGCCTAGACGGCGCCGCCAACGTCGCCGGCGTCATCGGCAAGGGCCACGGCATTGCGTCCGTTGCAgagctggacgacgacgagtggGACAAGATTATCGGCGTCAACTTGACGGGCACAATGTATTGCCTGCGAGCCGAGCTGCGcaacgtcgtcgacggcgggTCAATCGTCAACGTCTCGTCCATCCATGGCCTAAAAG GCTTCGCAAAGCACGCCGCCTATGATGCCAGTAAACACGGCATCGTTGGCCTCACCAAGGCCGCGGCCCTAGAAAACGGCGACCGCGAAATTCGCGTCAACGCGGTCGCCCCCGGCGCCGTGTACACGCCCCTGATGCAGAAGAATTGGGATTTTGTTGGCAGGGCCAAGGACGCACCGTTTGATGACCCCTCTGCTTTCAGGAGACAAGGCACGGCGGAGGAGACGGCGAATGTcattgtcttcttgttgggTCCTGAGAGCACGTTTGTGAGTGGGAGTGTGTACCAGGTTGACGGGGCGTGGATATGA
- the BEA4_1 gene encoding Beauvericin cluster-specific repressor BEA4: MVDAVPDFTLEAHDVSSLSMLPFDVFPDGEDRFLDSHIFAPPANSIQLAGLTLDVDLTACLGQTSAWSTSITDQGLSTWNQNHLSTTPLAPGIPQSPRWTEGPDANLALIESWFEQVCPAWSAFDSTVNLNRTLANSLWHRSASVFNSLQSMSASFLSARLPHLRRQALALLNTASVCVQAEMDNIKGNPSIETFPTGLMFSLLCLGTSVCWLDARLLGLPFLKEAKALLGRLSDQCLDTRDDAAQDFLFFRNSLVYWEMLLAVVNGGDIAGDTDELVSRERNKSETITDLLPHPWTGISSMTARLFSRSVTLCRAYRRILTRPTGRVISLSAAMEAFQGAQKLEEQLLALDYSSMSRMNDTGDQKTPWLHLACAAEAYQLSALLQLYITFPDLVSMRLQLASALPDEDHASWDKLITPLACDLVKVLKKIPPDSGSRVIQPILYICASTGLRYGRLDTPAPSAPHGLETGIPNGAAYLDCINSNILDYVDGIVATSDKQTDSSRVPLEDVGIGASREFIMKRLDILENTLQPRPIRVAKDLVKAIWTAYDGEPPDCISVHWFDVMEAHDLRSLFG; encoded by the coding sequence ATGGTCGACGCTGTGCCTGACTTTACGCTAGAAGCACATGACGTTTCCTCCTTGTCTATGCTCCCTTTCGATGTCTTCCCAGATGGAGAGGACCGATTCTTGGATAGCCACATATTTGCACCGCCAGCCAACTCTATCCAGCTCGCCGGCCTCACATTAGACGTTGACTTGACCGCTTGTTTGGGCCAGACATCGGCCTGGAGTACTAGTATTACGGACCAAGGCCTGTCCACATGGAACCAGAATCATCTTTCCACTACGCCTTTGGCCCCGGGTATACCGCAATCGCCACGCTGGACCGAAGGCCCGGACGCGAACTTGGCGCTGATAGAAAGCTGGTTTGAACAAGTCTGTCCAGCTTGGTCTGCATTTGACTCTACGGTGAATCTGAATCGAACATTGGCCAATTCATTGTGGCACCGCTCGGCGTCCGTGTTCAACTCCCTCCAGAGCATGTCGGCTAGCTTTCTTTCCGCCAGACTCCCCCATCTCAGGCGACAGGCACTGGCTCTGCTCAATACCGCCAGTGTTTGTGTGCAGGCTGAGATGGATAACATCAAAGGCAATCCTAGCATAGAAACGTTCCCTACTGGACTAATGTTCTCTCTGCTCTGCTTGGGAACGTCCGTCTGCTGGCTGGACGCCCGTCTTCTCGGGTTGCCGTTCCTCAAGGAGGCAAAGGCTCTGCTTGGGCGTCTGTCAGATCAGTGTCTTGACACTCGAGACGATGCGGCACAAgacttcctcttcttcagaaACAGCCTTGTGTACTGGGAAATGCTACTCGCCGTGGTGAATGGCGGCGATATAGCAGGTGACACGGATGAGCTTGTATCTCGGGAGCGCAACAAGAGCGAAACAATCACGGACTTGCTGCCGCATCCTTGGACAGGCATATCCAGCATGACGGCACGTTTGTTCTCCAGATCTGTCACGCTATGTAGGGCCTATCGCCGAATACTTACCAGGCCCACCGGGAGGGTGATTTCCCTTTCTGCAGCAATGGAGGCCTTTCAGGGCGCTCAAAAACTCGAAGAGCAGCTCCTAGCATTGGACTACTCATCGATGAGCAGGATGAACGATACTGGTGATCAAAAAACACCATGGCTCCATCTCGCCTGTGCTGCCGAAGCTTATCAACTCTCTGCCTTGCTTCAACTGTACATCACCTTCCCGGACCTGGTGTCAATGCGCTTGCAACTTGCATCAGCCCTTCCCGACGAGGACCACGCTTCTTGGGATAAACTCATTACCCCCTTGGCATGTGACCTTGTCAAAGTACTGAAAAAAATCCCCCCAGACTCTGGCAGCCGAGTTATCCAGCCCATTCTTTACATCTGTGCTAGTACCGGCCTGAGATATGGCCGATTGGATACACCAGCACCGTCGGCTCCCCATGGTTTAGAAACAGGGATACCTAATGGAGCAGCGTACTTGGACTGCATCAACTCCAATATTCTAGACTACGTCGATGGAATCGTTGCAACAAGTGACAAACAAACAGACTCTAGTCGAGTACCGTTGGAAGATGTAGGCATTGGCGCCTCTCGCGAGTTCATTATGAAACGTTTAGATATACTCGAGAACACTTTACAGCCGCGACCAATCAGAGTTGCCAAAGACCTGGTGAAGGCTATTTGGACCGCCTATGATGGAGAGCCTCCTGATTGTATCTCAGTTCATTGGTTTGATGTCATGGAAGCACATGATTTGCGATCATTATTTGGATGA